The following are encoded together in the Synchiropus splendidus isolate RoL2022-P1 chromosome 7, RoL_Sspl_1.0, whole genome shotgun sequence genome:
- the med22 gene encoding mediator of RNA polymerase II transcription subunit 22 isoform X3, producing MATQRALPQSKETLLQNYNKRLKDDIRSIMDNFTEIIKSAKIEDETQVSRATQAEQDHYEMHVRAANIVRAGESLMKLVSDLKQFLILNDFPSVNDAISLQNQQLRALQEECDKKLTSLRDEIAIDLYELEEEYYSSRYK from the exons ATGGCCACGCAGAGAGCGCTCCCGCAGAGCAAAGAGACTCTTCTCCAGAACTACAACAAGAGACTGAAGGACGACATCCGCTCCATTATGGACAATTTCACCGAGATCATCAAAAGTGCCAAG ATCGAGGATGAGACGCAGGTCTCCAGAGCAACACAAGCGGAACAAGATCACTACGAGATGCACGTTCGAGCTGCAAATATT GTGCGAGCCGGAGAGTCGCTCATGAAGCTGGTCTCGGACCTGAAGCAGTTCCTGATCCTGAACGACTTCCCCTCTGTGAACGACGCCATCAGCCTCCAGAACCAGCAGCTGCGAGCTCTGCAGGAGGAATGTGACAAGAAGCTCACGTCTCTCAGGGACGAGATCGCCATCGACCTGTATGAGCTAGAGGAAGAATATTACTCCTCAAGGTACAAGTAG